Proteins from a genomic interval of Youhaiella tibetensis:
- a CDS encoding methyl-accepting chemotaxis protein, which yields MPRLRLPKLPALKLRGTIVLTAAVVFTLALGGILYYVATSLRSSAIAQGSAIVKSLADTKAGEINQYMQPYSSAAASMAHVGTALLANPNYGSSIYGDLVMGEAKNLDALGVYMIISSEAGLGSRMNFVGSPYLVSEGHFAPYATRDPATGKVAFGSLEGAAGSYDDWFLKPMKRGVADIVGPTESGGKLYTSFNDIIRDTNGNPIGMSGVAFDASTLASKVGAEPPLGAGFAGVMNQNGVWLVHADQSMIGTTANEPWALKVREELKTRQDYQYEDQVEGAPWEVIAQQIDVAGAADNWIVVMAVPQSTLLAESDAQIRNLLIGGAIVLILGLAAFAGVGTYIARPVTRMTAVMRRIADNEYDLEVPYADRRDEIGAMAEAVEVFRANGLKVAQMTEAEAARIVSDQKARTRMMSELQVAFGNVVDAAVAGDFSKRVEVEFPDAELNQLASSVNNLVETVDRGIGETGDVLAALANTDLTKRMSGDYSGSFRKLMNDTNAVGDKLTEIVGQLRQTSRALKTATGEILSGTNDLSERTTKQAATIEETSAAMEQLATTVLQNAERAKEASVVAGTVTRTAEEGGQVMGQANDAMGRIETSSSKISNIIGMIDDIAFQTNLLALNASVEAARAGEAGKGFAVVAVEVRRLAQSAAEASSEVKVLIEQSAGEVKAGSKLVADAASKLETMLASARSSNELMDGIARESREQASAIEEVNVAVRQMDEMTQHNAALVEETNAAIEQTEAQASELDRIVDIFTLDDARRELAAPKAAAKPAGSKSAAAPASGIKGLQQRVATAAKAYLSHGNAAVSADWDEF from the coding sequence ATGCCCCGCCTGAGACTCCCCAAACTGCCGGCCCTTAAGCTGCGCGGCACCATCGTATTGACCGCCGCGGTGGTCTTCACCCTCGCTCTGGGTGGCATTCTCTACTACGTCGCCACGAGCCTGCGCAGCTCGGCCATCGCCCAGGGCAGCGCCATCGTCAAAAGCCTGGCCGACACCAAGGCCGGCGAGATCAACCAGTACATGCAGCCCTATTCGTCCGCCGCGGCCTCCATGGCTCATGTGGGCACGGCGCTGCTGGCCAATCCGAATTACGGCTCGAGCATCTATGGCGATCTGGTGATGGGCGAGGCCAAGAACCTCGACGCGCTGGGCGTCTACATGATCATCAGCTCGGAAGCGGGCCTGGGTTCGCGCATGAATTTCGTGGGCAGCCCGTACCTGGTGAGCGAGGGGCATTTCGCGCCCTACGCCACCCGCGACCCGGCGACCGGCAAGGTCGCGTTCGGTTCGCTCGAAGGCGCGGCCGGAAGCTATGACGACTGGTTCCTCAAGCCCATGAAGCGGGGCGTGGCCGATATCGTCGGGCCCACCGAGAGCGGCGGCAAGCTCTATACGTCGTTCAACGACATCATCCGCGACACCAATGGCAACCCGATCGGCATGAGCGGGGTGGCGTTCGATGCCTCGACGCTCGCCTCCAAGGTCGGCGCCGAGCCGCCGCTTGGAGCCGGCTTCGCCGGGGTCATGAACCAGAACGGGGTGTGGCTGGTCCATGCCGACCAGTCCATGATCGGCACCACCGCCAACGAGCCCTGGGCCCTCAAGGTGCGCGAGGAACTCAAGACCCGCCAGGACTACCAGTACGAAGACCAGGTCGAAGGCGCCCCCTGGGAAGTCATCGCCCAGCAGATCGACGTGGCCGGCGCCGCCGACAACTGGATCGTGGTGATGGCCGTGCCGCAGTCGACGCTCCTGGCCGAGTCCGACGCGCAGATCCGCAACCTGCTCATCGGTGGCGCCATCGTGCTCATCCTCGGCCTGGCCGCCTTTGCCGGCGTGGGCACCTATATCGCCCGGCCGGTGACCCGCATGACCGCCGTGATGCGCCGCATCGCCGACAACGAGTATGACCTCGAAGTGCCCTATGCCGACCGTCGCGACGAAATCGGCGCCATGGCCGAGGCCGTGGAGGTGTTCCGCGCCAACGGGCTCAAGGTCGCCCAGATGACCGAGGCCGAGGCCGCGCGCATCGTCTCGGACCAGAAGGCCCGCACCCGCATGATGTCGGAATTGCAGGTCGCCTTCGGCAACGTGGTGGATGCCGCCGTGGCCGGCGACTTCTCCAAGCGCGTCGAGGTCGAATTCCCCGATGCCGAGCTCAACCAGCTCGCCTCCTCGGTCAACAACCTCGTCGAAACCGTCGATCGTGGGATCGGTGAAACCGGTGACGTGCTGGCGGCGCTTGCCAATACCGATCTCACCAAGCGCATGAGCGGGGACTATTCCGGCTCGTTCCGCAAGCTCATGAACGACACCAACGCCGTGGGCGACAAGCTGACCGAGATCGTCGGGCAGCTGCGCCAGACGTCGCGGGCCCTCAAGACCGCCACCGGCGAGATCCTCTCGGGCACCAACGATCTCTCCGAACGCACCACCAAGCAGGCCGCGACCATTGAAGAGACCTCCGCCGCGATGGAGCAGCTAGCGACGACCGTGCTTCAGAACGCCGAGCGCGCCAAGGAAGCTTCGGTCGTGGCCGGCACCGTCACGCGCACGGCCGAAGAAGGTGGCCAGGTCATGGGCCAGGCCAACGATGCCATGGGCCGGATCGAGACCTCCTCGTCCAAGATCTCCAACATCATCGGCATGATCGACGACATCGCCTTCCAGACCAACCTTCTGGCGCTCAACGCCTCGGTCGAAGCAGCGCGTGCCGGTGAAGCCGGCAAGGGCTTTGCCGTGGTGGCCGTCGAAGTGCGTCGCCTCGCCCAGTCCGCCGCCGAAGCCTCGTCCGAGGTCAAGGTGCTGATCGAGCAGAGCGCCGGCGAGGTCAAGGCGGGCTCCAAGCTCGTTGCCGATGCCGCCTCCAAGCTCGAGACTATGCTGGCTTCGGCCCGTTCCTCGAACGAGTTGATGGACGGCATCGCCCGCGAAAGCCGCGAGCAGGCCTCGGCCATCGAAGAGGTCAATGTCGCCGTCCGGCAGATGGACGAGATGACCCAGCACAACGCGGCGCTGGTCGAAGAGACCAACGCGGCCATCGAGCAGACCGAAGCCCAGGCTTCCGAGCTCGACCGGATCGTCGACATCTTCACGCTCGATGACGCCCGGCGCGAACTGGCCGCCCCCAAGGCAGCCGCCAAGCCGGCGGGTTCCAAGTCCGCAGCGGCTCCGGCCTCCGGCATCAAGGGGCTCCAGCAGCGCGTGGCCACGGCCGCCAAGGCTTACCTGAGCCACGGCAATGCCGCCGTCAGCGCCGACTGGGACGAGTTCTAG
- a CDS encoding methyl-accepting chemotaxis protein: MFAFFTASIARRLYTLLAIFTIGLLGIVVYQLGDLKSNLTSFKHTEIQSVVQTAASLVQDYYDRSQRGEMTEEEAKTYAKQALMALRYQGGEYVFVDSFDYINQLHPIQPEKIGTNREKTTDGNGKLYMKQMIDEAKANGSTYVDYAWKSPEGTYLDKTTYAQAFKPWGWVIASGVLMTTVQQIFNEAAIVSGGITLVITGGLLVLGFFMVRSITRPLGKLNSGILTVAEGNYDVTIEGTVRRDEIGEMARAVEVFRENGQKVAQMTEAEAQRIVANQRDRAEMMRQLQEAFGNVVDAAVAGDFSKRVEVEFPDAELNNLADSVNNLVGTVDRGIGETGEVLSALANTNLTQRMRGDYSGSLKKLKDDTNAVADKLTEIVGQLRSTSGTLKTATGEILSGANDLSERTTRQAATIEETSAAMEQLATTVLQNAERARNASVNAGEVTRTAEEGGEVMARATDAMGKITASSSKISNIIGLIDDIAFQTNLLALNASVEAARAGEAGKGFAVVAVEVRRLAQSAAEASSEVKVLIEQSSSEVFAGSKLVSDAAQRLSSMLEAARANNSLMDGIARESREQASAIEEVNTAVRQMDEMTQHNAALVEEINAAIEQTESQARELDRVVDVFTVEPGAAVRRPAAVAAKAAAPAKAAAPATGIKGLQKRVASAAKAYLTQGNAAVDTDWSEF, from the coding sequence GTGTTCGCGTTCTTCACGGCCAGCATCGCCCGCAGGCTCTATACCCTCTTAGCCATCTTCACCATCGGTCTGCTCGGCATCGTCGTCTACCAGCTCGGCGACCTCAAATCCAACCTGACCAGCTTCAAGCACACCGAGATCCAGAGCGTGGTGCAGACCGCGGCCAGCCTGGTGCAGGACTATTACGACCGCTCCCAGCGCGGCGAGATGACCGAGGAAGAGGCCAAGACCTACGCCAAGCAAGCGTTGATGGCCCTGCGCTACCAGGGCGGCGAATATGTGTTCGTTGATAGCTTCGACTACATCAACCAGCTCCATCCCATCCAGCCCGAGAAGATCGGCACCAACCGCGAGAAGACCACGGACGGGAACGGCAAGCTCTACATGAAGCAGATGATCGACGAGGCCAAGGCCAATGGCTCGACCTATGTCGATTATGCCTGGAAGAGCCCGGAAGGCACCTATCTGGACAAGACCACCTATGCCCAGGCCTTCAAGCCCTGGGGCTGGGTGATCGCCTCGGGCGTGCTCATGACCACCGTGCAGCAGATCTTCAACGAGGCGGCGATCGTCTCGGGCGGCATCACGCTGGTCATCACCGGCGGCCTGCTGGTGCTCGGCTTCTTCATGGTGCGCTCGATCACCCGTCCGCTCGGCAAGCTCAACTCGGGCATTCTCACCGTCGCCGAGGGCAATTACGACGTCACCATCGAGGGCACCGTGCGCCGTGACGAGATCGGCGAGATGGCGCGCGCCGTCGAGGTCTTCCGCGAGAACGGCCAGAAGGTCGCGCAGATGACCGAGGCGGAGGCGCAGCGCATCGTCGCCAACCAGCGCGACCGCGCCGAGATGATGCGCCAGCTCCAGGAGGCCTTCGGCAACGTCGTGGATGCCGCCGTCGCCGGCGATTTCTCCAAGCGCGTCGAGGTCGAGTTCCCCGATGCCGAGCTCAACAATCTCGCCGACTCCGTCAACAATCTCGTCGGCACCGTCGATCGCGGTATCGGGGAGACGGGCGAGGTGCTTTCGGCGCTCGCCAATACCAACCTCACCCAGCGCATGCGCGGCGACTATTCGGGCTCGCTCAAAAAGCTCAAGGACGACACCAATGCCGTCGCCGACAAGCTGACCGAGATCGTGGGCCAGCTGCGTTCCACCTCGGGTACCCTCAAGACCGCGACCGGGGAAATCCTTTCGGGCGCCAATGACCTTTCCGAGCGTACCACGCGCCAGGCCGCAACCATCGAGGAAACCTCGGCGGCCATGGAGCAGCTGGCGACCACCGTGCTCCAGAATGCCGAGCGCGCCCGCAATGCCAGCGTCAATGCCGGGGAAGTGACGCGCACCGCAGAGGAAGGCGGGGAGGTGATGGCCAGGGCGACCGACGCCATGGGCAAGATCACCGCCTCTTCGTCCAAGATCTCCAACATCATCGGGCTCATCGACGACATCGCCTTCCAGACCAATCTGCTCGCCCTCAACGCCTCGGTCGAAGCGGCGCGGGCGGGCGAGGCGGGCAAGGGCTTTGCCGTGGTGGCCGTGGAAGTGCGTCGTCTGGCGCAGTCCGCCGCCGAAGCCTCGTCCGAGGTCAAGGTGCTCATCGAGCAAAGCTCGAGCGAGGTGTTTGCCGGCTCCAAGCTGGTTTCCGATGCCGCGCAGCGCCTGTCGTCCATGCTCGAGGCGGCGCGCGCCAATAACAGCCTCATGGATGGCATTGCCCGCGAAAGCCGCGAGCAGGCGTCGGCCATCGAAGAGGTCAACACCGCCGTCCGCCAGATGGACGAGATGACCCAGCACAATGCCGCGCTGGTCGAAGAGATCAACGCGGCCATCGAGCAGACCGAATCCCAGGCGCGCGAACTCGACCGCGTCGTGGATGTGTTTACCGTCGAGCCCGGCGCGGCGGTCCGCCGCCCGGCGGCAGTTGCGGCCAAGGCGGCGGCTCCGGCCAAGGCCGCGGCGCCCGCCACGGGCATCAAGGGCCTCCAGAAGCGCGTAGCGTCGGCCGCCAAGGCCTATCTCACGCAGGGGAACGCGGCCGTCGATACGGACTGGTCCGAGTTCTGA
- a CDS encoding methyl-accepting chemotaxis protein — protein sequence MKRVSAFFGNISLRLMISALVISGILISITAVSIGLYASISASLTAQGKSDQVTAMKTAATVFSGAISGSKLEWADDGALTKVQVWAIMPFFDNILMEGIARVTGGEASLYIFDRDTKALAVKTTSMKNADGTPALEQTMDPAGPLYAALAAGTPVVEQQTIQGEAYFTAYQPVVKENGDLAGVLFVGKRVALIQDTINGIVMLLLGVGGIVVVALGILGYFASLLITRPIPRLAKSMAKVAEGDFETEIPYLHSRNELGAMARAVEVFRENGLKVAQMTEAEAVRIIADKEARTRMMGELRDAFGNVVDAAVEGDFTRRVDTSFPDAELNAIASSINNLVSTVDRGLSETGDVLGALAQTDLTHRVEGHYNGAFARLRDDTNAVADKLTEIVGQLKVTSQALKTATGEILSGANDLSERTTKQAATIEETSAAIEQLASTVARNAEDAGEASRKASSVARSAEEGGQVMGQANDAMERISASSSKISNIIGMIDDIAFQTNLLALNASVEAARAGDAGKGFAVVAVEVRRLAQSAAQASAEVKDLIEQSADEVKGGSKLVAEAAEKLQQMLAGVRDNNAALDSIARASREQASAIDEVTTAIRQMDEMTQHNAALVEQTNAAIEQTEAQASELDRVVDVFSLGENAGQMRPGQSAVRRAA from the coding sequence ATGAAAAGAGTTTCCGCCTTTTTCGGCAATATCAGCCTGCGGCTGATGATCTCGGCACTCGTCATTTCCGGTATTCTCATTTCGATCACCGCGGTGTCGATCGGGCTCTATGCCAGCATTTCGGCAAGCCTGACGGCGCAGGGCAAGAGCGATCAGGTGACCGCCATGAAGACGGCCGCCACGGTATTTTCGGGAGCCATTTCCGGCTCCAAGCTCGAATGGGCCGATGACGGCGCGCTGACCAAGGTGCAGGTCTGGGCCATCATGCCGTTCTTCGACAATATCCTTATGGAAGGCATCGCGCGCGTCACAGGCGGCGAGGCCAGCCTCTATATCTTCGATCGCGACACCAAGGCGCTGGCGGTCAAGACCACGTCCATGAAGAACGCCGACGGTACGCCCGCGCTCGAGCAGACCATGGACCCGGCCGGCCCGCTCTATGCGGCGCTCGCCGCCGGCACGCCGGTGGTCGAGCAACAGACCATCCAGGGCGAAGCCTACTTCACCGCCTATCAGCCGGTGGTCAAGGAGAACGGCGACCTCGCCGGCGTGCTCTTCGTGGGCAAGCGCGTGGCGCTGATCCAGGACACCATCAACGGCATCGTCATGCTTCTGCTGGGCGTGGGCGGCATCGTGGTCGTGGCCCTGGGCATTCTGGGCTACTTCGCCTCGCTCCTCATCACCCGGCCGATCCCGCGCCTCGCCAAGTCGATGGCCAAGGTGGCGGAAGGCGATTTCGAGACCGAGATCCCCTATCTGCACTCGCGCAACGAACTGGGCGCCATGGCCCGCGCTGTGGAAGTCTTCCGCGAGAACGGGCTCAAGGTCGCGCAGATGACCGAGGCGGAAGCGGTGCGCATCATCGCCGACAAGGAAGCGCGCACCCGCATGATGGGCGAACTGCGTGATGCCTTCGGCAATGTCGTGGATGCCGCTGTCGAGGGCGACTTCACCCGGCGGGTGGATACCAGCTTCCCCGACGCCGAACTCAACGCCATCGCGTCCTCGATCAACAACCTGGTCTCGACGGTCGACCGGGGCCTGTCGGAAACCGGCGACGTGCTCGGCGCCCTGGCGCAGACCGATCTCACCCATCGCGTCGAAGGCCATTACAACGGCGCCTTCGCGCGGCTGCGCGACGACACCAACGCGGTGGCAGACAAGCTCACCGAGATCGTCGGGCAGCTCAAGGTGACCTCGCAGGCGCTCAAGACCGCAACGGGCGAAATCCTCTCGGGCGCCAACGATCTTTCCGAGCGCACCACCAAGCAGGCGGCAACCATCGAAGAGACTTCGGCGGCTATCGAGCAGCTGGCCTCGACCGTGGCCCGCAATGCCGAGGATGCCGGCGAAGCCAGCCGCAAGGCTTCGAGCGTCGCCCGCAGCGCCGAGGAAGGCGGCCAGGTCATGGGCCAGGCCAACGACGCCATGGAGCGCATCAGCGCCTCCTCGTCCAAGATCTCCAATATCATCGGCATGATCGACGACATCGCGTTCCAGACGAACCTGCTGGCTCTCAACGCCTCGGTCGAGGCGGCGCGGGCAGGGGATGCGGGTAAGGGCTTTGCCGTCGTGGCCGTGGAAGTGCGGCGCCTGGCCCAGTCGGCGGCGCAGGCCTCCGCCGAGGTCAAGGACCTCATCGAGCAGAGCGCCGACGAGGTCAAGGGCGGCTCCAAGCTCGTGGCCGAGGCCGCCGAGAAGCTCCAGCAGATGCTGGCGGGTGTGCGCGACAACAATGCCGCGCTCGATTCCATCGCCCGGGCCAGCCGCGAGCAGGCTTCGGCGATCGATGAGGTGACCACGGCCATCCGCCAGATGGACGAGATGACCCAGCACAACGCGGCGCTCGTCGAACAGACCAATGCCGCCATCGAGCAGACCGAGGCCCAGGCCTCTGAGCTCGATCGGGTGGTGGACGTCTTCAGCCTCGGCGAAAATGCCGGCCAGATGCGGCCGGGCCAGTCGGCGGTGCGACGCGCGGCCTGA
- a CDS encoding F0F1 ATP synthase subunit epsilon, which produces MAEGIHIEIVSPEKLILAEDARSVAVPGADGYFTVLGDHAPLMTTLKPGFITVVRADGTNRTFYVRGGFADVSPEGLTILAEEASSFADFDRAAIEKALADAQEQLARAESFEDKSFAQELVSGWMNLMMEAGQIDEAHIH; this is translated from the coding sequence ATGGCCGAAGGCATCCACATCGAAATCGTCTCGCCCGAAAAGCTGATCCTGGCCGAGGATGCGCGCTCCGTCGCCGTTCCGGGCGCCGATGGCTATTTCACGGTGCTGGGCGACCACGCGCCGCTCATGACCACGCTCAAGCCCGGTTTCATCACCGTGGTGCGCGCTGACGGCACCAACCGAACCTTCTACGTCCGCGGCGGCTTCGCCGACGTCTCGCCCGAGGGCCTGACGATCCTCGCCGAGGAAGCGTCGAGCTTTGCCGATTTCGACCGTGCCGCGATCGAGAAGGCCCTGGCCGATGCCCAGGAGCAGCTCGCCCGCGCCGAGTCCTTCGAGGACAAGTCCTTCGCCCAGGAACTGGTTTCGGGCTGGATGAACCTGATGATGGAAGCCGGTCAGATCGACGAGGCGCACATCCACTAG
- the atpD gene encoding F0F1 ATP synthase subunit beta, which translates to MAEKKAGRVSQVIGAVVDVTFDDHLPAILNALETTNNGSRLVLEVAQHLGENTVRTIAMDTTEGLVRGAEVTDTGEAISVPVGDATLGRIMNVIGEPIDEAGPVNADAKRGIHQDAPSFVEQNPEAQVLVTGIKVVDLIAPYSRGGKIGLFGGAGVGKTVLIQELINNIAKAHGGYSVFAGVGERTREGNDLYHEMIESGVNKDPHENNGSAAGSKCALVFGQMNEPPGARARVALTGLTVAEHFRDQGQDVLFFVDNIFRFTQAGAEMSALLGRIPSAVGYQPTLATDMGALQERITTTSKGSITSVQAVYVPADDLTDPAPATSFAHLDATTVLDRSISEKGIYPAVDPLGSTSRILDPQVVGEEHYQVARQVQEILQKYKALQDIIAILGMDELSEEDKLTVARARKIERFMSQPFDVAEVFTGSPGVFVQLEDTIKGFKGLVNGEYDHLPEAAFYMVGTIEDAVKKAQKLAAQAA; encoded by the coding sequence ATGGCAGAGAAAAAGGCCGGTCGCGTTTCCCAGGTCATCGGCGCCGTCGTCGACGTTACGTTCGACGACCACCTGCCCGCGATTCTCAACGCGCTTGAAACCACCAACAACGGCTCGCGCCTGGTGCTCGAAGTCGCCCAGCACCTGGGCGAGAACACCGTTCGCACCATCGCCATGGACACCACCGAAGGTCTGGTCCGCGGCGCCGAAGTGACGGACACCGGTGAAGCGATCTCGGTTCCGGTCGGCGATGCCACCCTGGGCCGCATCATGAACGTGATCGGCGAGCCGATCGACGAAGCCGGCCCGGTCAATGCCGATGCCAAGCGCGGTATCCACCAGGACGCCCCGTCCTTCGTCGAGCAGAACCCGGAAGCCCAGGTTCTGGTCACCGGCATCAAGGTCGTGGACCTCATCGCTCCCTATTCGCGCGGTGGCAAGATTGGCCTCTTCGGCGGCGCCGGCGTGGGCAAGACCGTGCTCATCCAGGAGCTCATCAACAACATCGCCAAGGCCCACGGTGGTTACTCCGTGTTCGCCGGCGTCGGTGAGCGTACCCGCGAGGGGAACGACCTCTACCACGAAATGATCGAATCGGGCGTGAACAAGGACCCGCACGAGAACAACGGCTCTGCCGCTGGCTCCAAGTGCGCCCTCGTGTTCGGCCAGATGAACGAGCCCCCGGGAGCCCGTGCCCGCGTTGCTCTGACGGGCCTGACCGTCGCCGAGCACTTCCGCGACCAGGGCCAGGACGTGCTGTTCTTCGTGGACAACATCTTCCGCTTCACCCAGGCAGGCGCCGAGATGTCGGCTCTGCTCGGCCGTATTCCTTCGGCCGTGGGCTACCAGCCGACCCTGGCCACGGACATGGGTGCTCTCCAGGAGCGCATCACCACCACGTCCAAGGGCTCGATCACCTCGGTGCAGGCCGTGTACGTGCCGGCCGACGATCTGACCGACCCGGCGCCGGCGACTTCGTTCGCGCACCTTGACGCCACCACGGTTCTCGACCGCTCGATCTCGGAAAAGGGCATCTACCCGGCCGTGGATCCGCTTGGATCGACCTCGCGTATTCTCGATCCGCAGGTGGTTGGCGAGGAGCACTACCAGGTTGCCCGCCAGGTTCAGGAAATCCTTCAGAAGTACAAGGCCCTCCAGGACATCATCGCCATCCTTGGCATGGATGAACTCTCCGAAGAGGACAAGCTCACCGTGGCGCGCGCCCGCAAGATCGAGCGCTTCATGAGCCAGCCGTTCGACGTGGCCGAAGTCTTCACCGGCTCGCCCGGCGTGTTCGTCCAGCTCGAAGACACCATCAAGGGCTTCAAGGGCCTGGTGAACGGCGAGTACGACCACCTGCCCGAAGCTGCCTTCTACATGGTCGGCACCATCGAGGACGCCGTCAAGAAGGCCCAGAAGCTGGCTGCCCAGGCCGCCTAA
- a CDS encoding F0F1 ATP synthase subunit gamma — MPSLKDLKNRITSVKSTQKITKAMQMVAAAKLRRAQEAAEAARPYAERMSKVLAGLGAAYEGRAGAPILLAGTGKDQVHLLVVATGERGLAGAFNSAIARLARDHAQQLLAQGKTVKILTVGRKGQDILKRQFAGNIVEYITLRDVKKVGFSNAQAIGEKVLSMFAAGEFDVATLFFSKFVSVIAQVPTAQQLIPAKFEETEADASALSYEYEPSEEAILNDLLPRNISMQIYRALLENGASFYGAQMSAMDNATRNAGEMIRKLQLSYNRQRQAQITKELIEIISGAEAL, encoded by the coding sequence ATGCCTTCGCTAAAGGACCTTAAGAACCGGATCACCTCGGTCAAGTCGACCCAGAAGATCACCAAGGCCATGCAGATGGTCGCGGCGGCCAAGCTCCGTCGCGCCCAGGAAGCTGCAGAGGCTGCGCGTCCCTATGCCGAGCGCATGAGCAAGGTTCTGGCCGGCCTCGGCGCTGCCTATGAAGGCCGCGCCGGCGCCCCGATCCTGCTGGCCGGTACCGGCAAGGACCAGGTGCACCTGCTGGTGGTTGCCACCGGCGAGCGCGGCCTGGCCGGCGCTTTCAACTCGGCCATCGCGCGCCTTGCCCGCGATCACGCCCAGCAGCTGCTCGCCCAGGGCAAGACGGTCAAGATCCTGACTGTCGGCCGCAAGGGGCAGGATATCCTCAAGCGCCAGTTCGCCGGCAACATCGTCGAGTACATCACGCTGCGCGACGTCAAGAAGGTCGGCTTCTCGAACGCCCAGGCGATCGGGGAGAAGGTGCTCTCCATGTTCGCCGCCGGCGAGTTCGACGTGGCGACCCTGTTCTTTTCCAAGTTCGTGTCGGTGATCGCGCAGGTCCCGACCGCCCAGCAGCTCATCCCGGCCAAGTTCGAGGAGACCGAGGCCGATGCCTCCGCGCTCTCGTACGAATACGAGCCGAGCGAAGAAGCGATCCTCAACGATCTCCTGCCGCGCAATATCTCCATGCAGATCTATCGCGCGCTGCTCGAGAACGGGGCTTCCTTCTACGGCGCCCAGATGAGCGCCATGGACAACGCGACCCGCAACGCCGGCGAGATGATCCGGAAGCTTCAGCTTTCCTACAATCGTCAGCGCCAGGCGCAGATCACCAAAGAACTCATCGAAATCATTTCGGGCGCGGAAGCGCTCTAA
- the atpA gene encoding F0F1 ATP synthase subunit alpha → MDIKAAEVSAILKDQIKNFGQEAEVSEVGQVLSVGDGIARVYGLDNVQAGELVEFPGGIKGMALNLETDNVGVVIFGNDRAIKEGDTVKRTGSIVDTPVGKGLLGRVVDGLGNPIDGKGPIVHTERRRVDVKAPGILPRKSVHEPMSTGLKAIDALIPIGRGQRELIIGDRQTGKTAVILDTFLNQKPAHAANASETEKLYCIYVAVGQKRSTVAQFVRQLEESGAMEYSVVVAATASEAAPLQYIAPFTGCAIGEWFRDNGMHAVIAYDDLTKQAVAYRQLSLLLRRPPGREAYPGDVFYLHSRLLERAAKLNEDHGSGSLTALPVIETQANDVSAYIPTNVISITDGQIFLETNLFFQGIRPAVNVGISVSRVGSAAQVKAMKQVAGSIKGELSQYREMAAFAQFGSDLDAATQRLLNRGARLTELLKQPQFSPLKTEEEVAVIFAGVNGYLDDLPVNKVGDFEKTVLSTLRSKYADLLATIAKEKALSDDLRAQLKAALDAIKKTYVA, encoded by the coding sequence ATGGATATCAAGGCCGCGGAAGTTTCCGCCATCCTCAAGGACCAGATCAAGAATTTCGGCCAGGAAGCTGAAGTCTCCGAAGTCGGTCAGGTTCTGTCGGTCGGCGACGGCATTGCCCGCGTCTATGGCCTCGACAACGTGCAGGCCGGTGAGCTCGTCGAGTTCCCGGGCGGCATCAAGGGCATGGCGCTCAACCTCGAAACCGACAATGTCGGCGTCGTGATCTTCGGCAATGACCGGGCCATCAAGGAAGGCGACACCGTCAAGCGGACCGGCTCGATCGTGGATACCCCGGTCGGCAAGGGCCTGCTCGGCCGCGTTGTCGACGGTCTGGGCAACCCGATCGATGGCAAGGGTCCGATCGTCCACACCGAGCGTCGCCGCGTCGACGTCAAGGCCCCGGGCATCCTGCCGCGCAAGTCCGTGCACGAGCCGATGTCGACGGGCCTGAAGGCCATCGACGCCCTGATCCCGATCGGTCGCGGCCAGCGCGAGCTCATCATCGGCGACCGCCAGACCGGCAAGACCGCCGTGATCCTGGACACCTTCCTCAACCAGAAGCCGGCCCACGCCGCCAATGCTTCCGAGACGGAAAAGCTCTACTGCATCTATGTCGCCGTCGGCCAGAAGCGTTCGACCGTCGCCCAGTTCGTGCGTCAGCTCGAAGAATCGGGCGCCATGGAATATTCCGTGGTCGTGGCCGCGACCGCCTCGGAAGCTGCTCCGCTCCAGTACATCGCGCCCTTCACCGGCTGCGCCATCGGCGAGTGGTTCCGTGACAATGGCATGCATGCCGTTATCGCCTATGACGACCTGACCAAGCAGGCCGTGGCCTACCGTCAGCTCTCGCTGCTGCTGCGCCGTCCGCCGGGCCGCGAAGCTTACCCGGGCGACGTGTTCTACCTGCACTCCCGCCTGCTCGAGCGCGCTGCAAAGCTCAACGAGGACCATGGTTCGGGTTCGCTCACGGCTCTGCCGGTTATCGAAACCCAGGCCAACGACGTGTCGGCCTATATTCCGACCAACGTGATCTCGATCACCGACGGCCAGATCTTCCTTGAGACCAACCTCTTCTTCCAGGGTATCCGTCCGGCCGTGAACGTCGGTATCTCGGTGTCCCGCGTGGGCTCGGCGGCCCAGGTCAAGGCGATGAAGCAGGTTGCCGGCTCGATCAAGGGCGAGCTTTCGCAATATCGCGAAATGGCCGCCTTCGCCCAGTTCGGTTCGGACCTCGACGCTGCCACGCAGCGCCTGCTGAACCGTGGTGCGCGCCTCACCGAGCTCCTCAAGCAGCCGCAGTTCTCCCCGCTCAAGACCGAAGAAGAAGTCGCGGTCATCTTCGCGGGCGTGAACGGCTACCTCGACGACCTTCCGGTCAACAAGGTGGGTGATTTCGAAAAGACGGTCCTGTCGACCCTGCGCTCCAAGTATGCCGACCTCCTGGCCACGATCGCCAAGGAAAAGGCGCTGAGCGACGACCTGCGCGCCCAGCTCAAGGCCGCGCTCGACGCGATCAAGAAGACCTACGTCGCCTAA